One segment of Colias croceus chromosome 15, ilColCroc2.1 DNA contains the following:
- the LOC123697794 gene encoding potassium voltage-gated channel protein Shaw isoform X2 has protein sequence MNLLNMDAENRVVLNVGGIRHETYKATLKKIPATRLSRLTEALANYDPVLNEYFFDRHPGVFAQVLNYYRTGKLHYPTDVCGPLFEEELEFWGLDANQVEPCCWMTYTQHRDTQETLAVLDRLDLDTEKPSDEEVARKFGFEEDYYNGTVSWWQQLKPQMWSLFDEPYSSNAAKIIGVISVFFICVSIISFCLKTHPDMRVPVIRNYTVTTANQTQSWALDKVQTNAHVAFFYIECVCNAWFTLEILVRFISSPNKCEFIKSSVNIIDYIATMSFYIDLILQKYASHVENADILEFFSIIRIMRLFKLTRHSSGLKILIQTFRASAKELTLLVFFLVLGIVIFASLVYYAERIQTNPHNDFNSIPLGLWWALVTMTTVGYGDMAPKTYVGMFVGALCALAGVLTIALPVPVIVSNFAMYYSHTQARAKLPKKRRRVINVEPTRPPLRAPGAPGGPAGPMAPGMGPQAVNRRMNAIKTNHPKDIMGPNMGNHQTPLSNTTAQAPLPTLNTASQA, from the exons ATGAATCTCCTGAACATGGACGCGGAGAATCGCGTGGTTCTCAACGTAGGCGGTATTCGCCACGAAACCTACAAAGCTACGCTGAAGAAGATCCCCGCGACGCGGTTGTCGCGGCTGACGGAGGCGCTTGCCAACTACGACCCCGTCCTAAACGAGTACTTCTTCGACAGGCACCCTGGGGTCTTCGCGCAGGTCCTCAACTATTACAG GACGGGCAAGCTCCACTATCCAACGGACGTCTGCGGGCCACTGTTCGAAGAGGAGCTGGAGTTCTGGGGCCTGGATGCCAACCAGGTGGAGCCTTGCTGCTGGATGACGTATACCCAG CATCGAGACACCCAAGAGACCCTAGCCGTCCTGGACCGGCTGGACCTGGACACAGAGAAGCCGTCTGATGAGGAGGTGGCTCGCAAGTTCGGCTTCGAAGAGGACTACTATAACGGCACGGTGTCCTGGTGGCAGCAGCTGAAGCCCCAGATGTGGTCGTTGTTTGATGAGCCTTATAGTTCTAATGCTGCTAAG ATAATCGGAGTGATATCAGTTTTCTTCATATGCGTCTCCATCATATCGTTCTGTCTCAAAACGCACCCGGACATGAGAGTTCCCGTGATACGGAACTACACAGTGACGACCGCGAACCAGACGCAAAGCTGGGCGTTGGACAAAGTGCAGACCAACGCCCACGTCGCCTTCTTCTACATAGAATGCGTTTGCAACGCGTGGTTCACGCTCGAGATCCTCGTGCGCTTCATCTCGTCCCCCAACAAATGCGAATTCATCAAATCCTCCGTCAACATCATAGACTACATTGCCACCATGAGTTTCTACATCGACCTAATCCTCCAGAAGTACGCGTCCCACGTCGAGAACGCGGACATCCTCGAGTTCTTCTCGATCATTCGGATCATGAGACTGTTCAAATTGACCAGGCACTCGTCTGGCTTGAAGATCCTCATACAGACTTTCAGGGCGTCAGCCAAAGAGCTGACCCTATTAGTGTTTTTCCTAGTGCTCGGTATAGTTATATTCGCGAGTTTGGTGTATTACGCGGAGAGGATTCAGACGAATCCTCACAATGACTTTAACAGCATACCGCTCGGTTTGTGGTGGGCGCTGGTTACCATGACGACGGTGGGGTACGGAGACATGGCTCCGAAGACCTACGTCGGAATGTTCGTGGGCGCTTTATGCGCTTTGGCTGGT GTGCTAACAATAGCTCTGCCAGTGCCAGTAATAGTATCGAATTTTGCGATGTACTACTCACACACGCAAGCGAGAGCTAAGCTGCCGAAGAAGCGGCGGAGGGTCATCAATGTGGAACCCACCAGGCCGCCATTAC gAGCGCCTGGAGCGCCCGGAGGCCCCGCGGGCCCCATGGCCCCCGGGATGGGGCCCCAAGCTGTGAACAGAAGaatgaatgctataaaaactAATCACCCTAAGGACATAATGGGACCTAACATGG GCAATCATCAAACACCTTTAAGTAACACTACAGCACAAGCCCCACTGCCTACATTAAATACAGCG TCGCAAGCCTAA
- the LOC123697794 gene encoding potassium voltage-gated channel protein Shaw isoform X1, with the protein MNLLNMDAENRVVLNVGGIRHETYKATLKKIPATRLSRLTEALANYDPVLNEYFFDRHPGVFAQVLNYYRTGKLHYPTDVCGPLFEEELEFWGLDANQVEPCCWMTYTQHRDTQETLAVLDRLDLDTEKPSDEEVARKFGFEEDYYNGTVSWWQQLKPQMWSLFDEPYSSNAAKIIGVISVFFICVSIISFCLKTHPDMRVPVIRNYTVTTANQTQSWALDKVQTNAHVAFFYIECVCNAWFTLEILVRFISSPNKCEFIKSSVNIIDYIATMSFYIDLILQKYASHVENADILEFFSIIRIMRLFKLTRHSSGLKILIQTFRASAKELTLLVFFLVLGIVIFASLVYYAERIQTNPHNDFNSIPLGLWWALVTMTTVGYGDMAPKTYVGMFVGALCALAGVLTIALPVPVIVSNFAMYYSHTQARAKLPKKRRRVINVEPTRPPLRAPGAPGGPAGPMAPGMGPQAVNRRMNAIKTNHPKDIMGPNMVASLMPGVDLAVATRLSPSPRDMSPALAIAIPMMKSVNLVPAQCFDNMAYHSEKSEDKSKDDPTIEEADKNEYSDKNDDKSDVRTPLLRDHKIESLDETKLRDTKVEKRKSSAST; encoded by the exons ATGAATCTCCTGAACATGGACGCGGAGAATCGCGTGGTTCTCAACGTAGGCGGTATTCGCCACGAAACCTACAAAGCTACGCTGAAGAAGATCCCCGCGACGCGGTTGTCGCGGCTGACGGAGGCGCTTGCCAACTACGACCCCGTCCTAAACGAGTACTTCTTCGACAGGCACCCTGGGGTCTTCGCGCAGGTCCTCAACTATTACAG GACGGGCAAGCTCCACTATCCAACGGACGTCTGCGGGCCACTGTTCGAAGAGGAGCTGGAGTTCTGGGGCCTGGATGCCAACCAGGTGGAGCCTTGCTGCTGGATGACGTATACCCAG CATCGAGACACCCAAGAGACCCTAGCCGTCCTGGACCGGCTGGACCTGGACACAGAGAAGCCGTCTGATGAGGAGGTGGCTCGCAAGTTCGGCTTCGAAGAGGACTACTATAACGGCACGGTGTCCTGGTGGCAGCAGCTGAAGCCCCAGATGTGGTCGTTGTTTGATGAGCCTTATAGTTCTAATGCTGCTAAG ATAATCGGAGTGATATCAGTTTTCTTCATATGCGTCTCCATCATATCGTTCTGTCTCAAAACGCACCCGGACATGAGAGTTCCCGTGATACGGAACTACACAGTGACGACCGCGAACCAGACGCAAAGCTGGGCGTTGGACAAAGTGCAGACCAACGCCCACGTCGCCTTCTTCTACATAGAATGCGTTTGCAACGCGTGGTTCACGCTCGAGATCCTCGTGCGCTTCATCTCGTCCCCCAACAAATGCGAATTCATCAAATCCTCCGTCAACATCATAGACTACATTGCCACCATGAGTTTCTACATCGACCTAATCCTCCAGAAGTACGCGTCCCACGTCGAGAACGCGGACATCCTCGAGTTCTTCTCGATCATTCGGATCATGAGACTGTTCAAATTGACCAGGCACTCGTCTGGCTTGAAGATCCTCATACAGACTTTCAGGGCGTCAGCCAAAGAGCTGACCCTATTAGTGTTTTTCCTAGTGCTCGGTATAGTTATATTCGCGAGTTTGGTGTATTACGCGGAGAGGATTCAGACGAATCCTCACAATGACTTTAACAGCATACCGCTCGGTTTGTGGTGGGCGCTGGTTACCATGACGACGGTGGGGTACGGAGACATGGCTCCGAAGACCTACGTCGGAATGTTCGTGGGCGCTTTATGCGCTTTGGCTGGT GTGCTAACAATAGCTCTGCCAGTGCCAGTAATAGTATCGAATTTTGCGATGTACTACTCACACACGCAAGCGAGAGCTAAGCTGCCGAAGAAGCGGCGGAGGGTCATCAATGTGGAACCCACCAGGCCGCCATTAC gAGCGCCTGGAGCGCCCGGAGGCCCCGCGGGCCCCATGGCCCCCGGGATGGGGCCCCAAGCTGTGAACAGAAGaatgaatgctataaaaactAATCACCCTAAGGACATAATGGGACCTAACATGG TCGCAAGCCTAATGCCAGGTGTGGACTTAGCTGTAGCCACGCGTTTGTCCCCAAGCCCCCGCGACATGAGCCCCGCTCTAGCGATCGCGATCCCAATGATGAAATCCGTCAATCTAGTACCAGCACAATGCTTCGATAACATGGCTTATCACAGCGAAAAATCTGAAGATAAATCTAAAGACGATCCGACCATCGAGGAAGctgataaaaatgaatatagtGATAAGAACGACGACAAATCAGATGTAAGGACACCGTTATTACGAGATCATAAAATCGAATCGCTCGATGAAACGAAACTAAGGGACACTAAAGTGGAGAAGCGAAAATCGTCTGCCTCGACGTAA